A genomic stretch from Thermonema lapsum includes:
- a CDS encoding porin family protein produces the protein MKKFLMLMMLGLFVQTAWAQYYSFGIRTGINANKLIPNSDDLKNDGYKYGLVGGAFLRLGVGNWYVQPELLISQKGANMKGSGNFTNIETVKRNINSLDVPILLGRRVLGKVVRVNAGPVLSFPYSVKEEATDSNGQTVTTDYEVKNSTIGYQAGIGLDFGKLTIDARYEGSLSRLGKGSYQVFNRTFKADDRVSTFQITLGFKIIGE, from the coding sequence ATGAAAAAGTTTTTAATGCTGATGATGCTCGGTCTTTTTGTTCAGACTGCTTGGGCGCAGTATTACAGCTTTGGTATTCGCACCGGCATCAATGCCAATAAGTTGATACCCAACAGCGATGATTTGAAAAACGATGGTTACAAATATGGCTTGGTAGGTGGCGCATTCCTGCGTTTGGGGGTTGGCAACTGGTATGTGCAGCCCGAATTGTTGATTTCGCAGAAGGGCGCCAACATGAAAGGAAGCGGCAATTTTACGAATATCGAAACCGTGAAACGCAATATCAACAGCTTGGACGTGCCTATTTTGCTGGGGCGCCGTGTTCTGGGCAAGGTTGTGCGAGTGAATGCAGGTCCGGTGTTGAGCTTCCCTTATTCTGTAAAAGAAGAAGCAACCGACAGCAACGGACAGACCGTTACCACTGATTATGAAGTGAAAAACTCAACCATTGGTTATCAGGCGGGAATAGGTTTGGATTTTGGCAAACTTACCATCGATGCCCGTTACGAAGGCAGTCTGAGCAGATTGGGCAAAGGTAGCTATCAGGTATTCAACCGCACTTTCAAAGCCGACGACCGGGTAAGTACATTCCAAATTACCTTAGGGTTTAAAATCATCGGCGAATAA
- the mraY gene encoding phospho-N-acetylmuramoyl-pentapeptide-transferase, whose product MLYYLFTYLDREFDLIGAGVFRYISFRGSMAAVFSLLIATVLGKRIIAYLKKQQIGEKVRELGLAGQSEKQGTPTMGGLIILLAIFIPVLLFADLSNIYVILLLVTSGGLGIIGFVDDYLKLKKSKEGLSGKLKILGQVVIGIIVGATLFFHEEVVLQENIPVQRSEQIAQLPAVTGQRVVVREGKAYFAVTYKSTKTNVPFMKNNEFDYEALNIFGIDWLTPLIYILVVTFIITAVSNGANITDGIDGLAAGTSAIIGTTLAIFAYLSGNVIFSDYLNVLYIPNLGEAAIFCTAFTGACVGFLWYNAYPAQVFMGDTGSLSLGGTIAVLALCVRKELLLPLLCGIFLIENLSVMIQVGYFKYTKRKYGEGRRVFKMAPLHHHYQKLGYHEAKIVTRFWIVGIMLAILTLVTLKLR is encoded by the coding sequence ATGTTGTACTATTTGTTTACTTACTTAGACCGAGAATTTGACCTGATAGGTGCCGGCGTTTTTCGCTATATCTCTTTCCGGGGCAGCATGGCGGCGGTTTTCTCTCTTTTGATTGCTACTGTCTTAGGAAAAAGAATCATTGCCTATCTCAAAAAACAGCAGATAGGCGAGAAGGTACGGGAGCTGGGCTTGGCGGGGCAAAGCGAGAAGCAGGGCACACCTACTATGGGCGGTCTTATCATCTTGCTGGCTATATTTATTCCGGTTCTGCTTTTTGCTGACTTGTCCAATATTTACGTGATTCTGCTGCTGGTTACTTCGGGCGGTTTGGGCATCATTGGTTTTGTGGACGACTACCTCAAGCTGAAGAAAAGCAAGGAAGGGCTCTCCGGCAAGTTGAAAATATTGGGGCAGGTAGTGATAGGCATCATTGTAGGGGCAACGCTCTTTTTTCACGAAGAGGTAGTCTTGCAGGAAAACATACCTGTGCAGCGCTCGGAGCAGATAGCCCAGCTGCCAGCCGTTACGGGGCAAAGGGTGGTGGTGCGAGAAGGCAAAGCTTACTTTGCCGTTACTTACAAAAGCACCAAGACCAATGTGCCTTTCATGAAAAACAACGAGTTTGATTACGAAGCACTGAATATATTTGGCATAGATTGGCTCACACCACTTATTTACATTCTGGTGGTTACGTTCATCATCACGGCGGTGTCGAACGGTGCCAACATCACGGATGGCATCGACGGCTTGGCAGCGGGTACTTCGGCAATTATAGGTACTACGCTTGCTATTTTTGCCTATCTGTCAGGTAATGTCATTTTTTCCGATTACCTGAATGTGCTTTACATACCCAACTTGGGTGAGGCAGCTATTTTCTGTACGGCATTTACAGGGGCGTGTGTTGGTTTCCTGTGGTACAACGCCTATCCGGCACAAGTATTCATGGGCGACACAGGCAGCTTGTCTCTGGGGGGCACCATTGCAGTACTGGCACTGTGTGTGCGCAAAGAGCTACTGCTGCCCCTGCTTTGCGGTATCTTTCTGATAGAAAACCTCTCGGTGATGATTCAGGTGGGTTATTTCAAATACACCAAACGGAAATACGGCGAGGGGCGGCGTGTTTTCAAGATGGCGCCCCTACACCATCACTATCAAAAGTTGGGGTATCATGAGGCTAAGATTGTAACCCGCTTTTGGATTGTGGGAATCATGCTGGCTATCTTGACTTTGGTAACCCTTAAACTGCGCTAA
- the sdaAB gene encoding L-serine ammonia-lyase, iron-sulfur-dependent subunit beta, producing MSEGSSIFDMIGPVMIGPSSSHTAGVVRIGRVAVRLLGGIPEEATITFFNSFARTYEGHGSDRAIIAGLLDFKTDDKRIKESFEHAKQQGLKYRFRAVGNASTLHPNTIKLELRRGERSIEVIGESRGGGLINIASYNGFRANFSASLHTLIVMAEDTKGAVAFLADILAHDDCNIATLSVSRKAKNDLACHCYEMDSGIRPITLEYMKSIPWIKEVIYIPDIDL from the coding sequence ATGTCAGAAGGCAGCAGCATCTTTGATATGATTGGACCCGTTATGATTGGACCTTCCAGCTCTCATACTGCCGGTGTGGTACGCATCGGACGAGTAGCCGTACGCCTATTGGGCGGCATACCAGAAGAAGCCACCATCACCTTTTTCAACTCGTTTGCACGCACCTACGAAGGGCACGGCAGCGACCGCGCCATCATCGCTGGCTTGCTCGACTTCAAGACCGACGACAAGCGCATCAAAGAATCGTTTGAGCATGCCAAACAACAAGGCTTGAAATATCGCTTCCGCGCAGTGGGCAATGCTTCTACCCTACACCCCAACACCATAAAACTGGAGCTGCGTCGTGGCGAGCGCAGCATAGAGGTCATAGGTGAAAGCCGAGGCGGTGGTCTCATCAACATAGCCTCATACAACGGTTTCCGTGCCAACTTTTCGGCTTCCTTGCATACCCTCATCGTGATGGCAGAAGACACCAAAGGCGCCGTTGCTTTCCTTGCCGACATCCTTGCTCACGACGACTGCAACATAGCTACCTTGTCAGTCTCTCGCAAAGCTAAAAATGACCTCGCCTGCCATTGCTACGAGATGGACTCAGGCATACGCCCCATCACCCTCGAATACATGAAAAGCATCCCTTGGATTAAAGAAGTCATCTATATCCCTGATATTGACCTGTAA
- a CDS encoding YbjN domain-containing protein, which yields MTPEVQKVHDMIANFAQQVGVDPKKAFDPEKNAWYFQRGSARVEVFVQGIPLSNGEMRYFLRIFSPIMKVPPARECEVYKHLLELNDRSLGVKLTLMPGSNQVYATYERDIHGLDAEELATCMLDLGWWADKLDDELQMTFSDR from the coding sequence ATGACACCCGAAGTACAGAAAGTGCACGACATGATTGCCAACTTTGCCCAACAAGTAGGCGTGGACCCTAAAAAAGCCTTTGACCCGGAAAAAAATGCATGGTATTTTCAGCGGGGCTCTGCCCGCGTAGAAGTATTCGTGCAGGGCATCCCGCTCAGCAATGGCGAAATGCGCTATTTCCTGCGCATCTTCTCCCCCATTATGAAGGTGCCCCCAGCACGCGAGTGCGAGGTGTATAAGCACCTGCTTGAGCTCAACGACCGTTCTTTGGGCGTCAAATTGACACTCATGCCCGGCAGCAACCAAGTGTATGCCACCTATGAGCGCGACATCCACGGGCTCGACGCCGAAGAGCTGGCTACTTGCATGCTCGATTTGGGCTGGTGGGCAGACAAGCTGGACGATGAGTTGCAAATGACCTTTTCAGACCGCTAA
- a CDS encoding aminotransferase class IV, whose translation MWYYFDNCWVEAPCISPEDRAFQYGDGLFETIIVREGRVLFAQDHYARLQRGASALGLALPDFVPTCPQAFAHWLQAIVEAWEGLSGGSLPPCVRLKLILWRRAGGLYRAMQTEAHCLVSLRPQERLYQGDAVRLAIYDAYRLQPHPLSQVKCLQALPYVLAARHAARQGFDDALLIDTRGYVAEATSANVFWVEEGVFCTPPLDTGCVEGIMRLQWLRYLKARGIECRQLHRLPQQLTTYAEGMWLVNVGGVRRVQEVNGHCLNESNEVQGFVMEMQAAIWGAAMESV comes from the coding sequence ATGTGGTATTATTTTGATAATTGCTGGGTGGAGGCGCCTTGCATCAGCCCCGAAGACCGTGCCTTTCAATACGGTGATGGGCTGTTTGAGACCATCATCGTGCGCGAAGGGCGGGTTTTGTTTGCCCAAGACCACTATGCGCGTTTACAGCGGGGTGCATCAGCCTTGGGCTTGGCACTGCCCGATTTTGTGCCTACTTGTCCACAGGCATTTGCCCATTGGCTGCAGGCTATTGTAGAAGCGTGGGAGGGACTGTCGGGGGGGAGTTTGCCGCCTTGTGTGCGTTTGAAGCTGATTTTGTGGCGTCGTGCTGGCGGCTTGTATCGTGCCATGCAAACCGAGGCTCATTGTCTTGTGAGCTTGCGCCCCCAAGAGCGACTCTATCAGGGCGATGCCGTGCGTCTTGCTATATATGATGCTTACCGTTTGCAACCGCATCCATTGTCGCAAGTGAAGTGTTTGCAAGCGCTGCCTTATGTGTTGGCAGCGCGTCATGCCGCCCGGCAGGGCTTTGATGATGCACTGTTGATTGACACAAGGGGCTACGTGGCAGAAGCCACTTCTGCCAATGTGTTTTGGGTGGAAGAAGGTGTTTTCTGTACCCCCCCACTGGATACTGGCTGCGTGGAGGGTATCATGCGTTTGCAGTGGCTGCGCTACCTCAAAGCACGGGGCATAGAGTGCCGGCAGTTGCACCGTTTGCCGCAACAGCTGACCACCTACGCCGAGGGCATGTGGTTGGTGAATGTGGGCGGGGTGCGGCGAGTGCAAGAGGTGAACGGTCATTGCTTGAATGAAAGCAATGAAGTACAAGGCTTTGTGATGGAGATGCAGGCAGCCATATGGGGGGCTGCTATGGAAAGCGTTTGA
- a CDS encoding TolC family protein, whose translation MKRITGLLLLLFIFASSWTRAQQTYTLEQCVQIAVQNSLSIQRSSLQAESAQSTYRQSKENLLPSISGNATETFRTGRSIDPFTNQFVQRTINSTSLGINAGMTLFNGFQQSNNIKKSRLDYQAAQYDVEQQKQQIAIDVANAYLQVVMAKEQLKVAQAQRASTDAQLKRVKAQYAAGAAAENQVLDLEAQLANDDVNIIAAENQLRFAKLNLQQLMNMPVNTAFDVSDVAIESIINPYANKSIEELFEQAAQNQYSLQSAKLRAESARVSREIAQGRRLPTLSLNAGISSFYTNSAPERIFRPDGTTTTVQVPIGYLQDDPSKIVVANQSIPNGKIVDNGFWNQMDFNLSSFLSLNLSIPLYNAGITRNAIQQSKIQERTAQIQMQETRNQLRQSVEQAYNNLLSAEVTYNARLKQIEALERTFRNAEKRFELGGASFVDYNLAKLNLARAQADFIRAKYEYLFRIKVLDYLTQGASQ comes from the coding sequence ATGAAGCGAATCACGGGACTTCTCCTTTTGCTTTTCATTTTCGCGAGCTCATGGACCCGCGCCCAGCAAACCTATACGCTGGAGCAATGCGTGCAAATAGCAGTGCAAAACAGCCTCAGCATTCAACGCAGCAGCCTGCAGGCTGAAAGCGCCCAAAGCACCTACCGCCAATCGAAAGAGAACCTGCTGCCCTCGATTAGCGGCAATGCCACCGAGACCTTCCGCACAGGGCGCTCCATCGACCCCTTCACCAACCAGTTTGTACAAAGAACTATCAACTCTACCAGCTTAGGCATCAATGCCGGCATGACGCTGTTTAATGGTTTTCAACAAAGCAACAACATCAAAAAGAGCCGCCTCGATTACCAAGCAGCTCAATACGACGTAGAACAACAAAAGCAGCAAATAGCCATCGATGTGGCAAATGCTTACCTTCAAGTGGTCATGGCTAAAGAGCAGCTCAAAGTGGCACAAGCGCAGCGCGCTTCCACCGACGCCCAGCTCAAGCGCGTGAAAGCACAGTATGCTGCCGGTGCCGCCGCTGAAAATCAAGTCCTCGACCTTGAAGCTCAGCTTGCCAACGACGATGTCAACATCATTGCTGCCGAAAACCAACTGCGTTTTGCCAAGCTCAATCTGCAGCAGCTCATGAATATGCCTGTAAATACAGCTTTCGATGTATCAGATGTAGCAATAGAAAGCATCATCAACCCCTATGCCAACAAGAGCATAGAAGAATTGTTCGAACAAGCAGCACAAAACCAATACAGCCTGCAAAGTGCCAAGCTGCGTGCCGAAAGCGCCCGCGTCAGCCGTGAAATAGCTCAAGGCAGACGCCTGCCCACCCTTTCACTCAATGCCGGTATCAGCTCGTTCTACACTAACTCAGCACCCGAACGGATTTTCAGACCCGACGGCACTACCACTACCGTGCAGGTGCCCATTGGTTACTTGCAAGACGACCCCTCAAAAATAGTGGTTGCTAACCAGAGCATACCCAACGGCAAAATTGTGGACAACGGTTTTTGGAACCAAATGGACTTCAACCTCAGCTCTTTTCTATCATTGAACCTTAGCATTCCTCTTTATAATGCAGGCATCACCCGCAATGCCATACAACAAAGCAAAATACAGGAGCGCACTGCTCAAATACAAATGCAAGAAACACGCAACCAATTGCGCCAGAGTGTAGAACAAGCCTACAATAACTTGTTGAGTGCCGAAGTTACCTACAACGCTCGTCTCAAACAAATAGAAGCGCTGGAGCGCACTTTCCGCAATGCGGAAAAACGTTTCGAGTTGGGGGGTGCCTCTTTTGTAGATTACAACCTAGCAAAACTCAACCTCGCCCGTGCACAAGCCGACTTCATCCGTGCCAAATATGAATATTTGTTCCGTATCAAGGTGCTCGACTACCTCACGCAAGGCGCTAGCCAATAA
- a CDS encoding toxin-antitoxin system YwqK family antitoxin translates to MRGIGFLIAWLIGFGVCAQTPSVLETDSIPDLSVELSEKKENKDKERKIKKRNTYYGVKTKKTFIKHDNGTVEIFHYLPNWHEPYNKVEEVAWYWEKRRKLYHTDYSSIKRSEAKLLHGPYRKLYKDKVIEEGFYYYGAKHGRWVRYGNDALDRDWVLIDKTNYFRGWLKESKRTYYDEKQTKLKEVIPIKHGKIEGNYYFFYPNGRIAIKGQYEAGQRVGVWMEYYPNGQRKREIHYPRKPDTNEKPYVLRQWDEQGKERLYKPHEVELEVDEYRPIKEEARLQN, encoded by the coding sequence ATGCGTGGCATTGGTTTTCTTATAGCGTGGCTCATTGGCTTTGGCGTGTGTGCACAAACCCCTTCTGTTCTGGAAACCGACAGCATCCCAGACCTTTCAGTAGAGTTGTCGGAAAAAAAAGAAAACAAAGACAAAGAGCGGAAAATAAAGAAACGCAACACTTACTACGGTGTAAAAACCAAAAAGACGTTCATTAAACACGACAACGGAACCGTAGAAATATTTCACTACCTGCCCAACTGGCATGAGCCCTACAACAAAGTGGAAGAAGTTGCTTGGTACTGGGAAAAAAGACGCAAGCTTTATCACACAGATTACAGTTCTATCAAACGCAGCGAAGCAAAGCTGCTGCATGGTCCTTACCGCAAGCTATACAAAGACAAGGTCATAGAAGAAGGCTTCTATTACTATGGTGCCAAACACGGACGCTGGGTGCGCTACGGAAACGACGCCCTCGACCGCGACTGGGTCCTTATTGATAAAACCAACTATTTCCGTGGTTGGCTCAAGGAGTCGAAGCGTACCTATTACGACGAAAAACAAACGAAGCTAAAAGAGGTCATTCCCATCAAACACGGAAAGATAGAGGGCAATTATTACTTCTTTTACCCCAACGGGCGCATCGCCATCAAAGGGCAATATGAAGCGGGGCAACGCGTAGGCGTGTGGATGGAATACTACCCCAACGGGCAACGCAAGCGCGAAATACACTATCCGCGCAAACCAGACACCAATGAAAAGCCCTATGTGCTGCGTCAATGGGACGAGCAGGGCAAAGAAAGACTCTACAAACCTCATGAAGTGGAGTTGGAAGTGGATGAATACCGCCCGATAAAAGAAGAAGCCCGATTGCAAAATTAA